A part of Microbulbifer sp. MI-G genomic DNA contains:
- a CDS encoding MATE family efflux transporter, with amino-acid sequence MQRFKTIITRALPLVIALGSSLITVFIDLAMLGALGDSAIAGVGLSGFLNTLILAVMLGIVPAVQGLTARGKGQGMEPDKLLRILHSGLLLAVVLGLPMLIICYSVMPYVYGRLASAPGIVEQGLPYLQVLLLAIVAQGMLNSFDGYWNGQGKIKWFMLVLLLINCLKLLGNFILIEGNWGAPALGTKGAALATVIALYSGVLCYLLITIVQTRKVFLSSMVVDQNQLMTLGRIALPVTFQQGLFSLGSVVMFWIYGLIGAAEMAAATVLIRTSMVLLVFASALGKVLATLASNSLGSSHPDDAMQWGWDVTLLGVLGISTLGAPLLFFPEQFLALFLNDVATVQLAIVPVQVIAATTGVVGISFILSNTLFSVGYGKKVALVSFLLRWCLFIPVAWVMVVHLQLGLLQVWVAQTLYGLLLVIILLQMWRAGAWQKKTL; translated from the coding sequence ATGCAGCGTTTCAAAACAATTATAACCCGCGCTTTGCCTCTGGTGATTGCGTTAGGATCTTCTCTGATTACAGTATTCATCGATTTAGCCATGTTGGGCGCCCTGGGCGACAGTGCTATAGCTGGAGTAGGTTTGTCAGGCTTTTTAAACACCCTAATCCTGGCGGTTATGCTGGGCATAGTGCCGGCGGTACAGGGTTTGACTGCACGTGGCAAGGGGCAGGGCATGGAGCCAGACAAGCTGCTAAGGATATTGCATTCAGGGCTGCTACTGGCAGTAGTACTGGGACTGCCAATGCTGATTATCTGTTATAGCGTGATGCCATATGTCTATGGCCGACTGGCGAGTGCCCCCGGTATTGTTGAACAGGGATTGCCCTATTTACAGGTACTGCTATTGGCAATAGTCGCTCAGGGCATGCTCAATAGTTTTGATGGCTATTGGAATGGTCAGGGCAAGATTAAGTGGTTTATGCTGGTACTTTTGTTGATTAACTGCTTGAAACTGCTTGGTAATTTCATCCTGATTGAGGGCAACTGGGGTGCTCCGGCTTTAGGAACCAAAGGTGCCGCACTGGCTACTGTAATTGCTTTATATAGCGGTGTGTTATGTTATTTACTGATCACCATAGTACAAACCCGAAAGGTGTTTCTTAGCAGCATGGTGGTTGACCAAAACCAGTTGATGACGCTGGGCAGAATAGCACTTCCGGTAACCTTCCAGCAGGGGCTATTTTCGCTTGGCTCAGTAGTGATGTTCTGGATTTATGGCCTGATTGGTGCGGCCGAAATGGCCGCTGCTACCGTGCTAATTAGAACCAGCATGGTGCTGCTGGTATTTGCCAGTGCTCTGGGCAAAGTACTAGCCACACTGGCCTCGAATTCGCTGGGTAGTTCACACCCTGATGATGCCATGCAATGGGGTTGGGATGTAACTTTATTAGGAGTGTTAGGAATCAGTACTTTGGGGGCACCCTTGCTGTTCTTTCCTGAACAATTTTTGGCGTTATTTCTTAACGATGTTGCGACTGTGCAACTGGCTATAGTGCCTGTACAAGTTATCGCAGCCACCACAGGCGTGGTCGGAATAAGTTTTATTTTAAGCAATACTTTATTCAGCGTCGGCTACGGAAAAAAAGTAGCTCTGGTATCATTTTTATTGCGCTGGTGTTTGTTCATTCCTGTAGCCTGGGTAATGGTTGTTCATTTACAGCTTGGATTATTGCAAGTTTGGGTGGCACAAACTTTGTATGGATTGTTACTGGTGATTATATTGCTGCAAATGTGGAGAGCAGGTGCTTGGCAAAAGAAAACACTTTAA
- a CDS encoding non-ribosomal peptide synthetase translates to MTHHDPGASHYNIPFAVVWQGTLDIEALNQAINQVIARHEVLRTVFPNINGSARQRVLQSREFAFQYQDLSVDQQPQQAIEALCLQEARQPFDLERGPLVRGLVIKQSPQQHVLLLNMHHIVSDGWSTGVLLSELGELLHAYQQGREPQLPELPIQYADYSIWQRRRLEQHGLLSEQLDYWQTQLAGLPPLLELATDFPRPKVQRFVGTRRSYHLPVEQLQQLNQFAREQGATLFMTLLSVVKVLLWRFSGQTDICVGSPIANRHFVETERLIGMFVNTLPLRTKLQPQASFSELLAAVKNTCLSAYEHQDAPFEKIVEAMQVERNLSATPLFQVMVVLQNTQQVALDAHIQPLQLPHQVSKFDLTLEFIEQAEGLTLNLEYSTDLFSTQTIDRLYQHFAGWCDVVLRQAEQPLAKLNYLPEQERIRLLQDFNNTDADFPADKTLIDLFYEQVETLPNAPAVSCAGELLSYAQLAERVEQLAAVLAGHDLSAEALIGVYLQPSLNMMVALLGIMSAGCAYVPLSVAHPAERLRHVVANSGINVVVTESSHAAELHEMGFRQQQIICLDEDRQDCGQCVTGTAMGRRAEVNGLAYVIYTSGSTGQPKGVAIEHRSLVNYLIYCKNQYLNVSDEGQSSIAHWSFTFDGSITALFVPLVSGRLVNISELDGTELFASGKFLQQSYDFIKLTPAHLSILRCATFTSDCKPLRLIIGGEALSKEQLVFLQAYPAKVEIVNMYGPTEATVGCTTASFGMDDLALLPDGGVSIGQPIANTRIYILDDYFRLAPIGVAGELYIAGAGLARGYVNQPELTQQRFLVDPFVAGERMYRSGDRARWLDDGSLQYLDRVDTQVKIRGYRIEVEEIEVQLSRHPDVQSCAVVLQQTGSRENRYLVAFYSRRNHRDIAVDDLNALLRADLEKHFPSYMLPAIFHPLASIPITDHGKVDRNKLASLSVEIPSTKEYVAPGTELEKQLVALWGEVLDLPVGTIGVHDSFFDLGGHSLTSTQLFSLIRQRLSLDLPLKLIFEHNTIAGLASYIAKNTQPEMPVRARGLQPRPKQQAGLLPVSYAQERLWFLTHHDPGASHYNIPFAVVWQGTLDIEALNQAINQVIARHEVLRTVFPNINGSARQRVLQSREFAFQYQDLSVDQQPQQAIEALCLQEARQPFDLERGPLVRGLVIKQSPQQHVLLLNMHHIVSDGWSTGVLLSELGELLHAYQQGREPQLPELPIQYADYSIWQRRRLEQHGLLSEQLDYWQTQLAGLPPLLELATDFPRPKVQRFVGTRRSYHLPVEQLQQLNQFAREQGATLFMTLLSVVKVLLWRFSGQTDICVGSPIANRHFVETERLIGMFVNTLPLRTKLQPQASFSELLAAVKNTCLSAYEHQDAPFEKIVEAMQVERNLSATPLFQVMVVLQNTQQVALDAHIQPLQLPHQVSKFDLTLEFIEQAEGLTLNLEYSTDLFSTQTIDRLYQHFAGWCDVVLRQAEQPLAKLNYLPEQERIRLLQDFNNTDADFPADKTLIDLFYEQVETLPNAPAVSCAGELLSYAQLAERVEQLAAVLAGHDLSAEALIGVYLQPSLNMMVALLGIMSAGCAYVPLSVAHPAERLRHVVANSGINVVVTESSHAAELHEMGFRQQQIICLDEDRQDCGQCVTGTAMGRRAEVNGLAYVIYTSGSTGQPKGVAIEHRSLVNYLIYCKNQYLNVSDEGQSSIAHQAFTFDGSITALFVPLVSGRLVNISELDGTELFASGKFLQQSYDFITLTPAHLSILRCATFTSDCKPLRLIIGGEALSKEQLVFLQAYPAKVEIVNIYGPTEATVGCTTASFGMDDLALLPDGGVSIGQPIANTRIYILDDYFRLAPIGVAGELYIAGAGLARGYVNQPELTQQRFLVDPFVAGERMYRSGDRARWLDDGSLQYLDRVDTQVKIRGYRIEVEEIEVQLSRHPDVQSCAVVLQQTGSRENRYLVAFYSRRNHRDIAVDDLNALLRADLEKHFPSYMLPAIFHPLASIPITDHGKVDRNKLASLSVEIPSTKEYVAPGTELEKQLVALWGEVLDLPVDTIGVHDSFFDLGGHSILAVQLMSKVNQQQQLDYPLTTVLSHHTPKKLGALIELQQPLIPELLLPLQKQGKPPVFAVSGIAGNSQSWKSIAKRLPNTDFWVVHNGNWGAKSLTVEELAGNYINAISTQVGSELPHLIGHSFGGVVAFEMVQQLQQAGQQVVSLTLLDTAAPLLWQVLFSDTQGLLKSMFVELMNGLGASPHEFIVEATQQGSGNDLLDLFMDCCSRQRIGINKSDYQGLVEQVCADIRAYRDYRPESLLQSIDINLIIAQDGNLAGKQQANHLAWQDLCRGQVKLLTVSGDHNSMLAQTNLVLQCNRMKLD, encoded by the coding sequence TTGACCCATCACGACCCTGGCGCCAGTCATTATAATATACCGTTTGCTGTTGTTTGGCAGGGAACTCTGGATATTGAAGCGCTCAATCAAGCGATCAACCAGGTGATTGCACGCCACGAGGTATTGCGTACAGTATTCCCGAATATAAATGGCAGTGCCCGACAGCGGGTTCTGCAGAGTAGGGAGTTCGCGTTTCAATATCAGGACCTGTCTGTGGATCAGCAGCCACAGCAGGCTATCGAGGCCTTGTGCCTACAGGAAGCACGGCAGCCCTTTGATTTAGAGAGAGGGCCGTTAGTGCGCGGGCTGGTGATTAAACAGTCCCCTCAACAACATGTATTGCTGCTGAATATGCATCATATTGTGAGTGATGGCTGGTCGACCGGTGTATTACTCAGTGAACTGGGCGAATTACTCCATGCTTACCAGCAGGGGCGTGAGCCACAGCTACCGGAACTGCCAATCCAATATGCGGATTACAGTATCTGGCAACGCCGTCGCCTGGAGCAGCATGGACTACTGTCCGAGCAGTTGGATTACTGGCAAACACAATTGGCGGGACTACCACCACTGCTGGAGTTGGCGACAGACTTCCCGCGGCCCAAAGTGCAGCGGTTTGTCGGCACAAGACGCAGTTATCACCTACCGGTAGAGCAACTGCAGCAACTGAACCAGTTTGCCAGAGAGCAGGGTGCGACTTTGTTCATGACGCTGCTGAGTGTGGTCAAGGTATTGTTGTGGCGATTCAGCGGCCAGACCGATATCTGTGTAGGTAGCCCTATTGCCAACCGCCATTTTGTGGAAACCGAGCGGTTGATTGGTATGTTTGTAAACACCCTGCCATTGAGGACCAAGCTGCAGCCACAGGCCAGTTTTAGCGAGCTGCTGGCAGCGGTGAAGAACACCTGTTTGTCGGCCTATGAACACCAGGATGCACCGTTTGAAAAAATCGTTGAGGCGATGCAGGTGGAGCGTAACCTGTCAGCCACACCCTTGTTTCAGGTAATGGTGGTATTGCAGAATACCCAGCAGGTGGCACTGGATGCGCATATTCAGCCACTGCAGTTACCGCATCAGGTGAGCAAATTTGATCTGACCCTGGAATTTATTGAACAGGCCGAAGGATTAACCTTAAACCTGGAATACAGCACGGATCTGTTTAGCACGCAAACCATAGATCGTCTGTATCAGCACTTTGCCGGTTGGTGTGATGTGGTACTGAGGCAGGCCGAACAACCTTTGGCCAAGCTTAATTATCTGCCAGAGCAGGAGCGCATTCGCCTACTTCAGGATTTCAATAACACAGATGCGGATTTTCCTGCTGATAAAACCCTTATTGATTTGTTCTATGAGCAGGTGGAAACCCTGCCTAATGCCCCGGCAGTCTCCTGTGCCGGGGAGCTGTTGAGTTACGCTCAGTTAGCCGAGCGGGTGGAACAATTAGCCGCTGTTTTAGCTGGGCATGATTTGTCGGCTGAGGCACTGATTGGTGTGTATCTGCAGCCTTCTCTCAATATGATGGTGGCTTTACTGGGTATTATGAGTGCTGGTTGTGCCTACGTGCCCCTGTCAGTGGCGCATCCCGCAGAGCGCCTTAGACATGTAGTGGCCAATAGTGGGATCAATGTGGTTGTTACTGAGTCCTCTCATGCCGCTGAACTACATGAAATGGGTTTTAGACAACAGCAAATTATTTGTTTAGATGAGGACCGTCAGGACTGTGGGCAATGCGTCACTGGCACGGCTATGGGCCGGCGGGCGGAGGTTAACGGGCTTGCTTATGTTATCTATACCTCAGGCTCGACAGGTCAGCCAAAAGGCGTTGCCATTGAGCATCGCAGTTTAGTGAACTATTTAATTTACTGTAAAAACCAGTATCTGAACGTTAGTGATGAAGGGCAGTCCAGCATTGCACATTGGTCATTTACGTTTGACGGATCAATTACTGCACTGTTTGTTCCGCTTGTATCGGGCAGGTTGGTAAATATCAGTGAACTGGATGGTACTGAATTATTTGCTTCCGGCAAGTTTTTACAACAAAGCTATGACTTTATTAAGCTCACTCCAGCACATTTGTCTATCCTGCGCTGTGCGACATTCACCAGTGACTGCAAGCCGCTGCGACTTATTATTGGTGGTGAAGCCCTAAGCAAAGAGCAACTGGTATTTTTACAAGCGTATCCGGCAAAGGTTGAGATTGTTAATATGTATGGACCTACGGAGGCAACTGTTGGTTGTACTACAGCAAGCTTTGGTATGGATGATCTGGCGCTGTTGCCGGATGGCGGGGTGTCTATAGGACAACCCATCGCCAACACCCGTATTTACATATTGGACGACTATTTCCGTTTGGCGCCGATAGGAGTAGCGGGTGAGCTATATATTGCAGGGGCGGGGTTGGCCAGGGGTTATGTTAATCAGCCAGAGCTGACGCAGCAGAGATTTCTGGTGGATCCATTTGTTGCAGGCGAGAGAATGTATCGCAGTGGTGACAGGGCGAGGTGGCTGGATGATGGCAGTTTGCAATATCTGGACAGGGTGGATACCCAGGTAAAAATCAGGGGCTATCGTATTGAAGTAGAGGAAATTGAAGTCCAGTTAAGTCGCCACCCTGATGTGCAATCCTGTGCGGTTGTATTGCAGCAAACAGGCTCTCGGGAGAATAGATACTTGGTGGCGTTTTACAGCCGCAGAAACCATAGGGACATTGCGGTTGACGATCTGAATGCATTGTTACGAGCTGATCTGGAGAAGCACTTTCCCAGCTATATGCTGCCTGCGATATTTCATCCACTGGCAAGTATTCCCATAACAGATCACGGCAAGGTGGATCGGAATAAGTTGGCAAGCCTGTCCGTGGAGATCCCGAGTACCAAGGAGTATGTGGCGCCTGGAACCGAGCTGGAAAAACAGCTTGTAGCACTTTGGGGTGAGGTGCTTGATCTACCGGTCGGTACAATTGGTGTTCATGACAGCTTCTTCGATTTGGGTGGACATTCACTGACCTCTACCCAGTTGTTTTCACTTATCAGGCAGCGATTATCGCTGGATTTGCCATTGAAGTTGATTTTTGAGCACAACACCATAGCCGGGTTAGCGAGTTATATTGCTAAAAACACGCAACCCGAAATGCCTGTTAGAGCCAGGGGGTTACAGCCTCGGCCAAAGCAACAGGCAGGGTTGCTGCCGGTCAGTTATGCCCAGGAAAGGTTGTGGTTTTTGACCCATCACGACCCTGGCGCCAGTCATTATAATATACCGTTTGCTGTTGTTTGGCAGGGAACTCTGGATATTGAAGCGCTCAATCAAGCGATCAACCAGGTGATTGCACGCCACGAGGTATTGCGTACAGTATTCCCGAATATAAATGGCAGTGCCCGACAGCGGGTTCTGCAGAGTAGGGAGTTCGCGTTTCAATATCAGGACCTGTCTGTGGATCAGCAGCCACAGCAGGCTATCGAGGCCTTGTGCCTACAGGAAGCACGGCAGCCCTTTGATTTAGAGAGAGGGCCGTTAGTGCGCGGGCTGGTGATTAAACAGTCCCCTCAACAACATGTATTGCTGCTGAATATGCATCATATTGTGAGTGATGGCTGGTCGACCGGTGTATTACTCAGTGAACTGGGCGAATTACTCCATGCTTACCAGCAGGGGCGTGAGCCACAGCTACCGGAACTGCCAATCCAATATGCGGATTACAGTATCTGGCAACGCCGTCGCCTGGAGCAGCATGGACTACTGTCCGAGCAGTTGGATTACTGGCAAACACAATTGGCGGGACTACCACCACTGCTGGAGTTGGCGACAGACTTCCCGCGGCCCAAAGTGCAGCGGTTTGTCGGCACAAGACGCAGTTATCACCTACCGGTAGAGCAACTGCAGCAACTGAACCAGTTTGCCAGAGAGCAGGGTGCGACTTTGTTCATGACGCTGCTGAGTGTGGTCAAGGTATTGTTGTGGCGATTCAGCGGCCAGACCGATATCTGTGTAGGTAGCCCTATTGCCAACCGCCATTTTGTGGAAACCGAGCGGTTGATTGGTATGTTTGTAAACACCCTGCCATTGAGGACCAAGCTGCAGCCACAGGCCAGTTTTAGCGAGCTGCTGGCAGCGGTGAAGAACACCTGTTTGTCGGCCTATGAACACCAGGATGCACCGTTTGAAAAAATCGTTGAGGCGATGCAGGTGGAGCGTAACCTGTCAGCCACACCCTTGTTTCAGGTAATGGTGGTATTGCAGAATACCCAGCAGGTGGCACTGGATGCGCATATTCAGCCACTGCAGTTACCGCATCAGGTGAGCAAATTTGATCTGACCCTGGAATTTATTGAACAGGCCGAAGGATTAACCTTAAACCTGGAATACAGCACGGATCTGTTTAGCACGCAAACCATAGATCGTCTGTATCAGCACTTTGCCGGTTGGTGTGATGTGGTACTGAGGCAGGCCGAACAACCTTTGGCCAAGCTTAATTATCTGCCAGAGCAGGAGCGCATTCGCCTACTTCAGGATTTCAATAACACAGATGCGGATTTTCCTGCTGATAAAACCCTTATTGATTTGTTCTATGAGCAGGTGGAAACCCTGCCTAATGCCCCGGCAGTCTCCTGTGCCGGGGAGCTGTTGAGTTACGCTCAGTTAGCCGAGCGGGTGGAACAATTAGCCGCTGTTTTAGCTGGGCATGATTTGTCGGCTGAGGCACTGATTGGTGTGTATCTGCAGCCTTCTCTCAATATGATGGTGGCTTTACTGGGTATTATGAGTGCTGGTTGTGCCTACGTGCCCCTGTCAGTGGCGCATCCCGCAGAGCGCCTTAGACATGTAGTGGCCAATAGTGGGATCAATGTGGTTGTTACTGAGTCCTCTCATGCCGCTGAACTACATGAAATGGGTTTTAGACAACAGCAAATTATTTGTTTAGATGAGGACCGTCAGGACTGTGGGCAATGCGTCACTGGCACGGCTATGGGCCGGCGGGCGGAGGTTAACGGGCTTGCTTATGTTATCTATACCTCAGGCTCGACAGGTCAGCCAAAAGGCGTTGCCATTGAGCATCGCAGTTTAGTGAACTATTTAATTTACTGTAAAAACCAGTATCTGAACGTTAGTGATGAAGGGCAGTCCAGCATTGCACATCAAGCATTTACGTTTGACGGATCAATTACCGCACTGTTTGTTCCGCTTGTATCGGGCAGGTTGGTAAATATCAGTGAACTGGATGGTACTGAATTATTTGCTTCCGGCAAGTTTTTACAGCAAAGCTATGACTTTATTACTCTCACTCCAGCACATTTGTCTATCCTGCGCTGTGCGACATTCACCAGTGACTGCAAGCCGCTGCGGCTTATTATTGGTGGTGAAGCCCTAAGCAAAGAGCAACTGGTATTTTTACAAGCGTATCCGGCAAAGGTTGAGATTGTTAATATTTATGGACCTACGGAGGCAACCGTTGGTTGTACTACAGCAAGCTTTGGTATGGATGATCTGGCGCTGTTGCCGGATGGCGGGGTGTCTATAGGACAACCCATCGCCAACACCCGTATTTACATATTGGACGACTATTTCCGTTTGGCGCCGATAGGAGTAGCGGGTGAGCTATATATTGCAGGGGCGGGGTTGGCCAGGGGTTATGTTAATCAGCCAGAGCTGACGCAGCAGAGATTTCTGGTGGATCCATTTGTTGCAGGCGAGAGAATGTATCGCAGTGGTGACAGGGCGAGGTGGCTGGATGATGGCAGTTTGCAATATCTGGACAGGGTGGATACCCAGGTAAAAATCAGGGGCTATCGTATTGAAGTAGAGGAAATTGAAGTCCAGTTAAGTCGCCACCCTGATGTGCAATCCTGTGCGGTTGTATTGCAGCAAACAGGCTCTCGGGAGAATAGATACTTGGTGGCGTTTTACAGCCGCAGAAACCATAGGGACATTGCGGTTGACGATCTGAATGCATTGTTACGAGCTGATCTGGAGAAGCACTTTCCCAGCTATATGCTGCCTGCGATATTTCATCCACTGGCAAGTATTCCCATAACAGATCACGGCAAGGTGGATCGGAATAAGTTGGCAAGCCTGTCCGTGGAGATCCCGAGTACCAAGGAGTATGTGGCGCCTGGAACCGAGCTGGAAAAACAGCTTGTAGCACTTTGGGGTGAGGTGCTTGATCTACCGGTTGATACAATTGGTGTTCATGACAGCTTCTTCGATTTGGGTGGACACTCAATTCTTGCTGTTCAATTGATGAGCAAGGTTAATCAGCAGCAGCAACTTGATTATCCGCTTACCACAGTATTATCACATCATACTCCGAAAAAGCTCGGAGCTTTGATTGAGTTGCAGCAACCGCTTATCCCTGAGTTACTGCTGCCGTTGCAAAAACAGGGAAAGCCACCAGTATTTGCCGTATCAGGTATCGCCGGTAATAGCCAGTCATGGAAATCCATTGCAAAAAGGCTGCCCAATACTGATTTCTGGGTGGTGCACAATGGCAATTGGGGAGCGAAGTCGTTGACGGTTGAAGAACTGGCAGGTAATTATATTAATGCTATATCTACGCAAGTCGGCTCAGAGCTACCTCATCTTATTGGCCACTCTTTTGGTGGTGTAGTGGCTTTTGAGATGGTGCAGCAATTACAACAGGCTGGCCAACAGGTGGTTAGTTTGACGTTACTGGATACTGCTGCACCACTGCTGTGGCAAGTATTATTTAGCGATACACAAGGTCTGCTAAAGTCAATGTTTGTTGAGTTAATGAATGGTCTTGGGGCATCACCGCATGAATTTATTGTAGAGGCTACGCAGCAAGGTTCTGGCAATGATTTGCTGGATCTGTTTATGGATTGTTGCTCCAGACAACGGATCGGCATAAACAAAAGCGATTATCAGGGCCTAGTGGAACAGGTGTGTGCTGATATTCGAGCTTATCGGGATTATCGTCCGGAAAGCCTGCTGCAGAGCATTGATATCAATCTGATCATTGCTCAGGATGGAAATCTTGCCGGTAAGCAACAGGCTAATCACCTTGCTTGGCAGGATTTATGTCGAGGTCAGGTTAAGTTGCTAACCGTATCAGGCGATCACAACAGCATGCTGGCGCAGACCAACTTGGTTTTGCAGTGCAATCGCATGAAGCTGGACTGA